One Oscillospiraceae bacterium genomic region harbors:
- a CDS encoding A24 family peptidase has translation MLQTIITSVCCALLGAALSYPVLLLNRLLLKNRGIESKEGKAEHIVLPIAMGLFGAAIGWQAGLDWETLYLYLVLFVCASVSCIDARHRIIPNELVFALLGLAVGFGAAGVTEINWLSSLGGFAACFVLFLLPALFSKKVGAGDIKLAAAMGFCVGLMGSLYAITMMGVLVLIYIAVQYRIPLVQRLKTLIPMGPFLAAALISVSLFM, from the coding sequence ATGCTCCAAACCATCATCACATCTGTCTGCTGCGCGCTGCTCGGCGCCGCGCTGTCTTATCCGGTCCTGCTGTTGAACCGGCTGCTGCTGAAAAACCGCGGCATCGAATCCAAAGAAGGCAAAGCGGAGCATATCGTCCTCCCGATCGCCATGGGGCTGTTCGGAGCCGCCATCGGCTGGCAGGCTGGCCTGGACTGGGAGACCCTCTATCTATACTTAGTCCTGTTTGTTTGCGCGTCTGTCAGCTGCATCGACGCCAGACACCGGATCATCCCCAACGAGCTGGTTTTCGCGCTGCTGGGTCTCGCCGTCGGCTTCGGGGCCGCCGGTGTCACCGAAATCAACTGGCTCTCCTCACTCGGCGGATTCGCCGCTTGCTTTGTGCTCTTCCTGCTTCCGGCGCTGTTTTCCAAAAAGGTCGGCGCGGGCGATATCAAACTCGCCGCCGCAATGGGCTTCTGTGTCGGACTGATGGGCAGTTTATACGCGATCACTATGATGGGCGTTTTGGTCTTGATCTACATCGCGGTCCAGTATCGGATCCCCCTGGTTCAGCGCCTCAAGACGCTGATTCCGATGGGCCCGTTCCTCGCCGCAGCGCTCATCTCGGTATCTCTGTTCATGTAA